The window CTGGTCGCGGCCGAAGGATATGGGCGATAAGATCAATACCGAAAGCAGCGAGATAACGCCGTTCCTCGCATCGGACGGCGTAACGCTCTATTTCTCGAGCGACCGCGGCGGCAATGCCGATATCTATGTGGCCAAACGGCTTGACCGCACGTGGCGACGCTGGTCAACACCGGTGAAACTCTCACCGCCGGTGAACAGTGACGCATGGGAAGCGTACTACTCAATCGACGCCAAGGGCGAATACGCCTACATGGTATCCTATAAGAACACCGTCGGCAAAGGTGATATCGTCCGCGTGAAGCTCACGAAAGAGAACCGACCCGATCCCGTCGTACTCGTGACCGGGACCGCGTTCAACGGAAAAACAAAGGACCCTATCGCCGCGACGATACAGTACGAGATACTGCCCGGCGGCGAGAATGCCGGTGTAGCCCGCACCGCCCCGAGCGACGGGAAATACAAGATAGTACTCCCGTACGGGAAACTCTACAGCTTCCGCGCAGAGGCACCCGGGTATATACCGGTGTCACAGAACCTCGATCTCGTGAAAGTATCGGAATACAAGGAAGTCGTACAGGACCTCTCGCTCATCCCCATAGAAATAGGCCAGACGATTCGTCTGAACAGCATATTCTTCGATTACAACAAGAAGGGCCTGCGCGAAGAATCGTATCCGGAACTCAAGCGCGTGGTCGATATCCTGCACGATAATGAGAAAATGGAGATAGAGGTCTCCGGTCATACCGACGACAAGGGCGATGCGACGTACAATATGAAATTGTCCGAGGAACGAGCGAACGCGGTAAAGCAGTACCTGATGGTCCATGGCGTGAACTCGAGCCGGCTGACCGCGAAGGGCTACGGCAAGACAAAACCGAGCGCGCCGAACACGACGGAAGCAGGACGGCAGCAGAATCGGCGTGTGGAATTCACGATCCTGAAAAATTAGCGCCCTTACACACCCATCCTGGTGATGACCGTCTCAAGCAGCTTGTCCATCATCGACACGACGCGGGCCGCTGCATTGTAGCCGTGCTGAT is drawn from Spirochaetota bacterium and contains these coding sequences:
- a CDS encoding OmpA family protein, whose product is MIRSIIILAAAMLPLAAQVENLGTNINSPYDELAPVIAPDGQTIYFIRGDSTAGKSKIYKIWYSEFIGNAWHPAKEMPPPFNLKPGVNTVYSVTPDGNTLLVLGSKSDNGFTGGGLSFLQRTKDGWGAPQKVEIKGYDEMQRGDAGMDFDPTSSQKQHIATGFLANDGKTLLLSFYQGEEFGNDLFVSFLSNGTWSRPKDMGDKINTESSEITPFLASDGVTLYFSSDRGGNADIYVAKRLDRTWRRWSTPVKLSPPVNSDAWEAYYSIDAKGEYAYMVSYKNTVGKGDIVRVKLTKENRPDPVVLVTGTAFNGKTKDPIAATIQYEILPGGENAGVARTAPSDGKYKIVLPYGKLYSFRAEAPGYIPVSQNLDLVKVSEYKEVVQDLSLIPIEIGQTIRLNSIFFDYNKKGLREESYPELKRVVDILHDNEKMEIEVSGHTDDKGDATYNMKLSEERANAVKQYLMVHGVNSSRLTAKGYGKTKPSAPNTTEAGRQQNRRVEFTILKN